In Leifsonia sp. AK011, the genomic stretch CCGCCACGCTCGTCGTCTCCCATGCAACGACGTCGATGGGTGTGGGCCACGTGCTTGCGGCCGTGGTCACCATCGCCGCGCTCTACTTCGGGGAGCGCGTCATCCGCTCGCTCGCCCGCATCGTCCGTCTTCTCGCGGCACGGATGCTGCGTCCCTTCGCCGTCCCGGCCCCCTCCACGATCGCACCCGCGGCCGCCGTACCCGCCGCCTGGCGCATCTTCACCCCTCTCGCGCTGGATCACGCGGCCTCCACAGCGCCGCGTCGCGGTCCGCCCGCGTTCGCTGCCTGAACCTCTTCCCCGGCGCGCTCCCGCGCCACTTCCCTGTGCCGTAGCGGCGCCCTCGTGCGCTGCCGCAGCACCGTTGCGCGTGCCGCACGCGACGCGCGCAGTGAGGTACTTCCATGCGTACGCTTTATCCCCTTCTGGTCGGTTCAGTGCTGGCGGTGGCGATCACCCTCACGGGTGCCTCCGCGGCCAGCGCTCACGACGACCTCATCTCCAGCTCGCCCGCACCGGGTGAGCAGCTTGCCTCCGCGCCCGCGGAGATCAGGTTGGAGTTCGCCAGCGACATCATGAGCATCGGCGCGAACATCATGGTCATCGATGAGACGGGAAAGGACTGGGCGTCAGCCGAGCCCGTTCTCGCCGGTACGACGGCCACAGTGGCGCTCGAGCCGGACATGCCGGAGGCCGGGTATCAGGTGCGTTGGCAGGTCGTGGGCTCTGACGGGCATCCGACGAGCGGCTTCGTTCCGTTCACGATCGGTGACGCGAAGCCCATGGGGTTGGCGGCCACCGACGACACCGCGCCGGTGCCGCAAACAGCCACAACACAGGTTCAGGCAACGACGGAGATCAACCCGGTGCTCCGGGTCGTCCTCCTGGGAGCAACGGGCGCCGTCGTGGCGCTCGGTGTGCTCCTTCTCATCCACTTCCTCCGTCGGCGCACGGCCCCGAGCCGCGCCGACGCCCACTCGACCCCCACGGGCGAGTGAACAGAACTCGAAAGGCACTACCCACAATGAACACCAAGACAACCTCCACCCTCGCGGGTATCGCGATCGCGCTCCTCGCCCTCGCCGGTTGTGCGCCAGCGACGGATGCCGCGACCGACGTACCCGCCGGTGCAACCCAGGCGGACTCCGTCGTCATCTCCGATGCCTGGGTGAAGTCGGCGGAGGAGGGGATGTCGGCAGCCTTCGGCATCCTCGAGAACTCCGGCACGGCGGATGCGGTCGTCATCTCCGCCGCGACCGAGGCGTCGCCCATGATCGAACTCCACGAGACGGTGGAGAACGACAGCGGCGAGATGGTCATGCAGCAGAAGGAGGGCGGCTTCGTCATCCCCGCGGGTTCCAGCTTCGCGCTCGAGCCGGGCGGCAACCACATCATGCTCATGGGCCTGGCCGCCCCGCTCGCCGCTGGCGAGGAGGTCAGCTTCACGCTCACGTTCGAGGACGGCTCCGAGTACACGTTCACCGCGCCCGTGAAGGACTACTCGGGTGCGAACGAGAACTACGAGGGCGGCGACGACATGGACATGGAGATGAACGGCGAATGAGTAAGGACCAGGGCAAGGGCTCTGGTCGGTTCGTCCCGACCCGGCGGCAGTTCCTCCTCGGAGGGGCTGTCGCCGGTGTCGGCGCGGCTGCGGCGATCGGTGCCGACCTCGCGCTCAACCAGCCACCCGCACCCGAGGCGGCGCCCGCGCTCAACGGGCCGGAGACCGTGCCCTTCTACGGCGCCCACCAGGCCGGCGTCGACACCGCAGCCCAGGCCCACGCCACCTTCGTCGCGCTCGACCTGCACGACGACGTGGACCGCGAAGCCCTCCGCCGGCTCATGCGCATCCTCACGGGGGATGCAGCGCGCCTCACTCAGGGCGTCGAAGCCCTCGCCGATTCGGAGCCGGAGCTCGCCCTCGTCCCCGCTCGGCTGACCGTCACCTTCGGTTTCGGCCCGGGCTTCGTTGCGCGCGCGGGTGCGTCGGGCCCGACGTGGCTCCGCGCACTCCCCGCCTTCAGCATCGACCAGCTCCAGCCCGAGTTCACCGACGGCGACCTGCTCCTCCAGATCGCTGCCGACGATTCCCTGACCGTCGCCCACGCCACGCGCATGCTCCTCAAGGACACGCGCAGCTTCGCCGAGGTGCGGTGGGTGCAGCACGGCTTCCGCCGTGCGTACGGGTCGGAGCGGCCGGGCACAACCATGCGCAACCTCTTCGGCCAGGTCGACGGCACCACGAACGTCCAACCCGGCACGGAGGACTTCGACAGCGTGGTGTGGGCGTCGGGTGGCTGGCTCGCGGGCGGCACGAGTGCTGTCATCCGTCGCATCCGTATGAACCTCGACAAGTGGGACGAACTCGACCGCAGCGGGCGCGAGCAGTCGGTGGGGCGCACCCTCTCGAATGGCGCTCCGCTCACGGGAGCGAACGAGTTCGACGAGCCGGACTTCGACGCGAAGACGGCGATCGGGTTCCCCGTGATCCCCGACTTCTCGCATATGAAGCGTGCGCGAACGGATGACCCGGCCCAGCGCATCTTCCGTCGTGGCTACAACTACGACGAGAGGCCGTCCGGCTCCTCCGTCTCGGAATCGGGGCTCCTCTTCGTCTCGTTCCAGGCCGACGTGGACGCGCAGTTCGTGCCGATCCAGCAGCGCCTGTCGGACCTCGACCTGCTCAACGAGTGGACGACGCCGATCGGTTCGGCTGTCTTCGCGATCCCTCCGGGCTGCGCCGAGGGTGGCTACATCGGGGAGACGCTGCTCGCGTAGGCCCCGCTTCGAGACCGCAGTTGCGGCCGGTCAACCCGACTCGGACCGGTCGCAACTGCCCTCTCGCGCGAACGGAAGCAGACCGCGTCAGGCGCACGCGGTCTCGGCGAGTCGCGCACCGGGAGTGTCCGTGCGGCGTTCGGCGAGTTCGTTGACGCTCTCCTCGAGGGAGCCGAAGTAGTAGCGACGGCCGGGCTCACCCAGCACAGTCACCTCGTAGGTCGCACCCACAAGTTCAACGAAGCCGAGAAGGGCAAGACCGTCGCGCTCTGCCTTCGTGGGGTCGCTGATGCGCCACTCGCGCTCGGAGATGGCGATGACCTCGACCGGTGAGACCTGGTCGAGGGGGGTGAGTGACTGCATGGTGCGTGCGTCCTTTCTGGGCGGCTCGGGGCCCCGTTGTCCCGTGCATCCACGCTACGTGCCACCCCCGTCACTCGTCTCGGGGTTGACAAAGGCGCGGAGGTCGGTTCCCGGATCACGTCTCTCGGCCACTGGAAAGGTTCGATCGGTACCCTACGATCGATGACCGATTCAACGGGCTCGCTCGTGCCCTCGCCCCAACGACCTACGCCTGCTCCGGTGGTGCTACCACCGTCCGCGGACGCCGTGGCCTTCCCGCCGCACCTGCGGCAGCTGCGTGACGAGGTGCAGCAGTTCCTGCTCGAGTACGAGTTCGGCCTGCGGGAGATCGAGACGAAGATCTCGATCCTCCGGGACGAGTTCCAGCAGATGCACGAGTACAACCCGATCGAGCACGTCACCAGCAGGGTGAAGTCGATCGACAGCGTTCTCGACAAGATCCGTCGAAAGAACCTCTCGCTTGATCTCGTCACCATGCGTCGGGAGATCACCGACATCGCGGGTCTCCGCGTCACGTGCAGCTTCACGGGCGACGTCTACCGCCTGTTCGAACTCCTCACCCAGCAGGACGACATCCGGCTCCTCGCGGTGAAGGATTACATCGCTGAGCCCAAGGAGAACGGGTACAAGAGCCTCCACGCGATCGTGGAGGTGCCGGTCTTCCTCTCCTCTGGGCGCGTCGGGGTGATCGTCGAGGTGCAGTTCCGCACCATCGCCATGGACTTCTGGGCGAGCCTCGAACACAAGATCTTCTACAAGTACCGCGAGCAGGTACCCGAGCGGCTGAGCGAGGAGCTGCGGGATGCCGCGGTCTCCGCCGCCGAACTCGACGCGAGGATGGAACGCCTCCATCGCGAACTCCACGGGGATGACACGTCCAGCTAGGTCAGCAGGTATCTCGCGTCAACCCCTATCGGATATCTCCCGGGCGGAGTCACCATGGACAATGACGCCAAATACTTCGGCAGGCAGGGGGCACGGTGAAGCTCGTGACTTTCGGTGAGAGGCGACTCTTCCTCGGCGACGAAGCGGCCGACGCGCTCACGAGGTACGCGGCGACGCTTGCCGCTCGCGGGGCTGCGGACACCGTGACTCTCAACGTGATCGGCTCAGACGGTCACGCCGTTGCTGCGACACTCGTGCTCAACCAGGGTGTCGCACTCATCGCGGAGTCGGCTGCGTACTCCTTCGACGAGCCCGACAACTCCGATGCGGTCGCCTACATGGTCCAGGAGACGGGCGTGCAGCGGGCGCGGAGCTCCAACACGCTGACCCAACAGGAGGTCGACGAGTACCGCGACTTCTTCGGAGATATCTGACTCGCAGCGCCCTCGTCCGACCGGGTAGCCCTTGATCGCTACCCCGTCAACCCCCTTCACACGGCGCCCGATGGGGTCTGGACTGGAGTGAACACAAGGGAAGGGAACACCACCATGGGTGCAGACGACAAGATCAAGAACACCGCGCAGGACCTCGGCGGCAAGGCCAAGGAGACCGCGGGCAAGGTCACCGACAACGAGCGTCTCGAGGCCGAGGGCAAGGCCGATCAGGCCGAAGCGAACCTCAAGCAGGCCGGCGAGAACGTCAAGGACGCCTTCCGCTGATCGATTCCCACGACGGGCTGCGCTGGAATATCCCGGCGCAGCCCGTCGTTGTCGTGGTCATGACGACCATCGGAATCCTCGGTGCTGGCAAGGTCGGAACCGTGCTCGCGCGCCTCGCGGTCGCGGCCGGCTACCGCGTACTCATCGCGGGCTCCGGCCCCAAGAACCGCATCGAGCTCATCATCGATGTCCTCGCTCCTGGAGCGATGCCGCTCACGGCGCAGGAGGTGGCCGAGCAGGCCGATGTGGTGATTCTCGCGCTCCCGCT encodes the following:
- a CDS encoding Dyp-type peroxidase, producing the protein MSKDQGKGSGRFVPTRRQFLLGGAVAGVGAAAAIGADLALNQPPAPEAAPALNGPETVPFYGAHQAGVDTAAQAHATFVALDLHDDVDREALRRLMRILTGDAARLTQGVEALADSEPELALVPARLTVTFGFGPGFVARAGASGPTWLRALPAFSIDQLQPEFTDGDLLLQIAADDSLTVAHATRMLLKDTRSFAEVRWVQHGFRRAYGSERPGTTMRNLFGQVDGTTNVQPGTEDFDSVVWASGGWLAGGTSAVIRRIRMNLDKWDELDRSGREQSVGRTLSNGAPLTGANEFDEPDFDAKTAIGFPVIPDFSHMKRARTDDPAQRIFRRGYNYDERPSGSSVSESGLLFVSFQADVDAQFVPIQQRLSDLDLLNEWTTPIGSAVFAIPPGCAEGGYIGETLLA
- a CDS encoding copper resistance CopC family protein codes for the protein MRTLYPLLVGSVLAVAITLTGASAASAHDDLISSSPAPGEQLASAPAEIRLEFASDIMSIGANIMVIDETGKDWASAEPVLAGTTATVALEPDMPEAGYQVRWQVVGSDGHPTSGFVPFTIGDAKPMGLAATDDTAPVPQTATTQVQATTEINPVLRVVLLGATGAVVALGVLLLIHFLRRRTAPSRADAHSTPTGE
- a CDS encoding CsbD family protein — encoded protein: MGADDKIKNTAQDLGGKAKETAGKVTDNERLEAEGKADQAEANLKQAGENVKDAFR
- a CDS encoding GTP pyrophosphokinase family protein, translated to MTDSTGSLVPSPQRPTPAPVVLPPSADAVAFPPHLRQLRDEVQQFLLEYEFGLREIETKISILRDEFQQMHEYNPIEHVTSRVKSIDSVLDKIRRKNLSLDLVTMRREITDIAGLRVTCSFTGDVYRLFELLTQQDDIRLLAVKDYIAEPKENGYKSLHAIVEVPVFLSSGRVGVIVEVQFRTIAMDFWASLEHKIFYKYREQVPERLSEELRDAAVSAAELDARMERLHRELHGDDTSS
- a CDS encoding copper chaperone PCu(A)C, with amino-acid sequence MNTKTTSTLAGIAIALLALAGCAPATDAATDVPAGATQADSVVISDAWVKSAEEGMSAAFGILENSGTADAVVISAATEASPMIELHETVENDSGEMVMQQKEGGFVIPAGSSFALEPGGNHIMLMGLAAPLAAGEEVSFTLTFEDGSEYTFTAPVKDYSGANENYEGGDDMDMEMNGE